Sequence from the Thermocaproicibacter melissae genome:
TTGGAGGTGAATGCTGAAAACATGAAGAAATACGCGGTTCTTTTTATGATGGGCGGTACCCTCTACCCCGCTTGTGAAATTTTATGCCGCGGAAGAACGGATTTTTCTATGGCTCTTGCAGGAGGAACCTGCGTCTGCCTGATTGATCGAATCTGCAACGAAAAGCTGCGCGCGATGCCGCTTTCTGTGAAATGCTTTGCCGGTTCCGGCATTATCACTGCCGTTGAATTCTTAACAGGCGTTATCGTAAACTTGATTCTCAAGATGGATGTTTGGGACTATTCCCAGATGCCGATGAACATTCTCGGTCAGATATGTCTTCCGTTCTCAATTCTTTGGTATGCCGCAACACTTCCCGCAATGATGCTCGGC
This genomic interval carries:
- a CDS encoding putative ABC transporter permease; the encoded protein is MKKYAVLFMMGGTLYPACEILCRGRTDFSMALAGGTCVCLIDRICNEKLRAMPLSVKCFAGSGIITAVEFLTGVIVNLILKMDVWDYSQMPMNILGQICLPFSILWYAATLPAMMLGEWCGKITAGKQKS